One stretch of Paenibacillus sp. FSL R5-0341 DNA includes these proteins:
- a CDS encoding ABC transporter substrate-binding protein, with protein sequence MRRLLRTIGMICLMLTLPGCVNQLNQRPGMIVDEEPITLRIAWWGGEFRNNATIAVIDLYEKLNPHVNIEYEYSSFNEYWRKLAPHAAGNALPDIIQMDISYLSQYSSLQLLEDMTPYMQSGLIDTTDIEKEQLESGSLNGKTYGLSLGVNAMLSIYDPEVLKANDIELPTDTWTWADFDRMGEQLLGKGIYLGTYFTPEQFFAYYLRQYGSKLYAEDGKGLGYEDDGLFVDYFGRMQQLAEKKLIFAPDIWTSDIGQPDNDPFYLGEALFSWGYSNQFISTTQRYGKPLTISPMPGPNRQDGLFLKPGMFFSMAGNSRHKEEAAKFISFFVNDLDANLLLKGERGVPVSSSVKERMKLVVEPELAQVFDYIDWVADNSSQMDPPDPVGAPEVTAVLRELYDLLLFGKITPEQAAKDFRERANTILNGKL encoded by the coding sequence GTGAGAAGATTATTGCGAACAATAGGCATGATCTGCCTTATGCTGACTCTTCCTGGCTGCGTGAACCAGTTGAATCAAAGACCAGGTATGATAGTGGACGAAGAGCCGATTACGCTGCGCATTGCTTGGTGGGGTGGGGAGTTCCGCAACAATGCAACGATAGCCGTTATCGACCTGTATGAGAAGTTGAATCCACATGTGAACATTGAGTACGAATATAGCAGTTTCAACGAGTATTGGAGAAAACTTGCCCCGCATGCAGCAGGTAATGCGTTGCCCGACATTATCCAGATGGATATCTCCTATCTGTCCCAGTACAGTTCGCTGCAACTGTTGGAGGATATGACCCCGTACATGCAGAGTGGGCTGATTGATACAACGGATATTGAGAAGGAACAGCTGGAAAGTGGAAGCCTGAATGGAAAAACCTATGGCCTCAGTTTGGGGGTAAACGCTATGCTCAGCATCTATGATCCGGAAGTGTTAAAGGCCAATGATATTGAATTGCCAACGGATACATGGACATGGGCGGATTTTGACCGGATGGGCGAGCAATTGCTGGGGAAAGGCATCTATCTGGGAACCTATTTTACGCCCGAACAGTTTTTTGCGTACTACTTGAGACAGTATGGTTCCAAGTTGTACGCCGAGGATGGCAAGGGATTAGGCTATGAGGATGATGGGCTGTTTGTTGATTACTTTGGCAGGATGCAGCAGCTCGCGGAGAAGAAGCTTATTTTTGCACCGGATATCTGGACCTCAGATATTGGTCAGCCTGATAACGACCCGTTTTATCTGGGAGAGGCTTTGTTTAGCTGGGGGTATTCCAACCAATTTATCAGCACCACTCAGCGTTATGGCAAACCCTTAACCATCTCCCCGATGCCTGGGCCAAACCGCCAGGATGGATTGTTCTTGAAGCCAGGCATGTTTTTCTCCATGGCGGGTAATTCCAGACATAAGGAGGAGGCGGCCAAGTTCATCAGCTTTTTCGTGAATGATTTGGATGCCAATCTGCTGCTCAAAGGGGAGCGGGGTGTGCCCGTCTCATCCAGTGTCAAAGAGCGTATGAAGCTGGTGGTTGAACCGGAGCTGGCGCAGGTGTTTGACTATATTGATTGGGTTGCAGATAACAGCAGCCAGATGGACCCGCCTGATCCTGTAGGTGCACCCGAGGTCACTGCGGTATTGCGAGAGTTGTATGATCTTCTGCTGTTTGGCAAAATTACGCCTGAGCAAGCGGCAAAGGATTTTCGTGAGCGGGCAAACACAATTTTGAATGGGAAGTTATAA
- a CDS encoding sensor histidine kinase codes for MTAYRKLSIKMKMFLMMLFMMAFIIILAFGSLYYTYSVYDKQLFDKSSRLLNLSSSTVDVELQKLEALSLNMISDTQIQRALKSLLDDDSAYSSFIERKKITDRLWEHISGAARYVQSVHLIDSRGRVNKYGETLTVSPEKYDRMIEAAEQANGAVRWLYPDDDDPMLVMVRQVRAYEPMTLEPVGILFLRINIERLVEEYAGIDSQDSDIILKAGSDVVYPYRQLSEAVSAGLNPLPGSGGYEIKNLDGREIFLSQKKSAHTGWVYYNMASYDEIFERIIWLKNSLIVVYLIAILVVLALGMVFARSLTRPIRQLISQMKEVQYGDLENIDANLTIPTHQHMDELGLLQRTYRLMITHINTLIKENYASQLVIKETEFKALQAQINPHFLYNALDSIHWLAKKNRQEQISSMVLSLGYLLRSSISFKQNIITIAEELEIVNHYITIQTYRFRQRLDFRMDVPASYLGCAIPKLTLQPLLENAIQYGLEPQVGSCLIRVSAEISGGKLALIVEDHGPGMEPEYVEQVLRGEVKTRGTGIGLLNIRERVRLAFGEEYDVLLESKPGLGTRVTVLLPPPSPGKEERL; via the coding sequence ATGACAGCCTACCGCAAACTGAGCATCAAAATGAAAATGTTTCTGATGATGTTGTTCATGATGGCGTTTATCATCATCCTGGCGTTTGGGTCCTTGTACTATACGTACTCGGTGTATGACAAACAGTTGTTTGATAAGTCGTCCCGACTGCTGAACCTTTCCTCGTCTACAGTGGATGTTGAACTTCAGAAGTTGGAAGCGTTATCATTAAACATGATCTCTGATACTCAAATTCAAAGGGCCTTGAAGTCGTTGCTGGATGACGATAGCGCATATTCAAGCTTTATTGAACGGAAGAAGATCACGGATCGGCTATGGGAGCATATTAGTGGGGCTGCACGATATGTGCAGTCCGTTCATCTGATTGATTCGAGGGGAAGAGTCAATAAGTACGGCGAAACACTAACCGTATCCCCGGAAAAATATGATCGGATGATTGAGGCTGCGGAGCAGGCGAATGGTGCAGTGAGGTGGCTATACCCGGATGATGATGATCCGATGCTGGTTATGGTGCGTCAAGTGCGAGCCTACGAACCGATGACTCTGGAGCCGGTAGGCATACTGTTTCTGCGTATTAATATCGAGCGGCTCGTTGAGGAGTATGCGGGTATTGATAGCCAGGACAGTGACATTATTTTAAAAGCAGGCAGTGATGTGGTCTATCCATATCGCCAGCTTTCGGAAGCGGTGTCCGCCGGACTGAATCCACTTCCAGGCAGCGGGGGATATGAGATCAAAAATCTGGATGGGAGGGAGATATTTCTTTCCCAGAAGAAATCTGCTCACACCGGCTGGGTTTATTATAATATGGCCTCATATGATGAAATTTTTGAACGTATTATATGGTTGAAAAATAGTTTGATTGTCGTTTATCTTATCGCCATTCTGGTTGTCCTCGCGCTTGGTATGGTGTTCGCACGCAGTCTGACGAGGCCGATCAGGCAGCTCATCAGTCAGATGAAGGAGGTTCAGTATGGGGATCTGGAGAACATAGATGCTAATCTGACCATTCCCACACACCAGCACATGGATGAACTGGGGTTACTACAGCGTACGTATCGACTGATGATTACACATATTAATACATTGATCAAAGAAAATTATGCAAGCCAACTGGTCATCAAGGAAACCGAGTTCAAGGCATTACAGGCGCAGATCAATCCTCACTTTTTGTATAATGCGCTGGATTCAATCCATTGGCTTGCCAAAAAGAACAGGCAGGAGCAAATCTCCAGTATGGTGCTATCACTCGGATATTTGCTGCGTTCCTCCATCAGCTTCAAACAAAATATCATTACCATTGCAGAAGAGCTGGAGATCGTCAATCATTACATCACCATTCAGACCTACCGTTTCCGGCAGCGGCTGGATTTCCGTATGGATGTGCCTGCTTCATATCTGGGTTGTGCCATTCCAAAGTTAACCCTACAGCCGCTGCTGGAGAATGCCATTCAATACGGTTTGGAACCACAGGTTGGATCATGTCTGATTCGAGTGTCTGCCGAGATATCAGGTGGCAAGCTGGCCCTTATCGTGGAGGATCACGGTCCCGGTATGGAGCCCGAATATGTGGAGCAAGTGCTTCGCGGAGAAGTGAAAACCAGAGGAACAGGCATTGGCCTGCTGAATATCAGGGAGCGGGTGCGTCTGGCTTTTGGCGAAGAATATGATGTACTGCTGGAGAGCAAGCCAGGGCTTGGAACGAGAGTAACGGTACTGCTGCCACCCCCATCACCAGGTAAGGAGGAGAGGCTGTGA
- a CDS encoding ABC transporter substrate-binding protein, with protein MKKRMGSILLSSLLTMSLLAGCTGDNEPGSAEPAEGTEPAVQALTEIPLPITSDPFTIDYWRANDAKLTASLNNFGDMAAYKEKEKLTGIQVKFTHPPLGQQRDQFNLLISTKELPDVIYYNWADAVGGPEKMIKDGRIIRLNELIDSYAPNLKRIIESDPDVKKQIALDDGTIYMFPLLKLDALKLNATSGLIMRQDWLDKLNLKVPTNIDEWYTVLKAFKEQDPNGNGKADELPFTGNWGPGNLTKLHDFAAAFGVIGGFQMNGDKVEFGPIQPGYRDFLETMAKWYKEGLIDPEIMTNDGKAFDYKVTSNLAGAYQGGVFSGMGKYFNLMRDTDPNFNVTGVPWPVSQDGTSYATFNLDAKVLTYGEAITASADEDKLKYIVQWMDYNYSEEGSDLFNFGIENDSYVRDGEGVKFTETIIDNPNGLTYDQALASYALSIMDGPINQDSRYLDALLFDDGQRAANAEWMKASSALTLPPIRLSTDEVSTSTSIMSQVNTYLNETMTAIISGQKPITEFDTMAETIKSMGIDRAIEVHQAAYDRYQSK; from the coding sequence GTGAAAAAAAGAATGGGGTCTATCCTGTTGTCATCGCTACTTACCATGTCTTTACTGGCGGGCTGTACGGGTGATAATGAACCAGGTAGCGCAGAGCCAGCAGAGGGAACAGAACCTGCGGTTCAGGCGTTGACCGAGATTCCGCTACCGATTACAAGTGATCCTTTTACCATTGATTACTGGCGCGCCAATGATGCCAAACTGACAGCTTCCTTGAATAATTTTGGCGATATGGCAGCTTATAAGGAAAAGGAGAAGCTGACAGGTATCCAAGTGAAGTTCACACATCCTCCGCTTGGACAACAGCGGGACCAGTTCAATCTGCTGATCTCCACGAAGGAGCTGCCGGATGTCATTTATTATAACTGGGCGGATGCCGTTGGCGGACCGGAAAAAATGATCAAGGACGGTCGAATCATTCGGTTAAACGAACTGATCGACAGTTATGCACCGAACTTGAAGCGGATTATTGAATCCGATCCAGATGTGAAGAAGCAGATTGCACTCGACGATGGCACGATCTATATGTTCCCGCTACTGAAGCTGGATGCACTGAAGCTGAACGCCACTTCCGGTTTAATTATGCGCCAGGATTGGCTTGATAAATTAAATCTCAAAGTACCGACCAACATTGATGAGTGGTATACGGTGCTTAAGGCATTCAAGGAACAGGACCCGAACGGCAACGGCAAGGCTGATGAGCTTCCTTTCACCGGAAACTGGGGTCCGGGTAACCTGACCAAGCTCCATGATTTTGCAGCGGCTTTTGGCGTAATTGGCGGCTTCCAGATGAATGGGGACAAGGTGGAATTCGGACCGATTCAGCCGGGCTACCGTGATTTCTTGGAGACCATGGCTAAGTGGTACAAGGAAGGGCTGATTGATCCAGAGATCATGACTAATGACGGTAAAGCATTTGACTATAAAGTTACCAGCAATCTCGCAGGTGCATATCAGGGTGGCGTGTTCAGTGGTATGGGGAAATATTTTAATCTGATGAGAGATACCGATCCGAACTTTAACGTGACTGGCGTACCATGGCCTGTATCTCAGGATGGAACGTCCTATGCGACATTTAATCTGGATGCTAAAGTGTTGACTTATGGTGAGGCGATTACGGCTTCCGCGGACGAAGACAAACTGAAATATATTGTACAGTGGATGGACTACAACTATAGCGAAGAGGGTAGTGATCTGTTCAACTTTGGTATAGAAAATGACAGCTACGTTCGCGACGGGGAAGGTGTCAAATTCACAGAGACCATCATTGATAATCCGAACGGTCTGACGTATGACCAGGCACTGGCTTCCTATGCCTTATCCATTATGGACGGTCCAATCAATCAGGATAGCCGTTACCTGGATGCATTATTATTTGACGATGGACAGCGTGCGGCGAATGCGGAATGGATGAAAGCAAGCTCGGCATTAACACTTCCACCAATTCGTTTGTCAACAGATGAGGTAAGCACAAGTACATCCATTATGAGCCAGGTGAATACGTATTTAAATGAGACGATGACGGCCATTATTAGCGGACAGAAGCCAATCACCGAATTTGACACCATGGCCGAAACAATCAAGAGCATGGGCATTGACCGGGCGATCGAGGTTCATCAGGCGGCCTATGATCGATATCAGTCCAAATAA
- a CDS encoding carbohydrate ABC transporter permease, with protein sequence MKQSIGERLFDVFNTLLLVVIMILCFYPMLYVFNSSISDPDQMLRSRSLMLIPEGFQLGAYKSVFQDTRIYTGYMNTLFYVVVGTAINLLMTSLAAYGLSRGDLMGRKTLMKLITFTMFFGGGMIPTFLLIQNLGMVDTRFALIIPGAISTFYFLIMKTNFEGIPISLIESAKLDGANDFLILFRIVLPLSKPILAVMMLYYAVDHWNDYVGPMLYLRSQELYPIQIIMRDILISSSTEAMGAGADTGFAIGENIKYATIIISTLPIMLVYPFIQRYFVQGALIGAVKQ encoded by the coding sequence ATGAAACAGTCTATAGGGGAACGACTTTTTGATGTTTTTAATACACTGCTGCTCGTGGTGATCATGATTTTATGTTTTTACCCGATGCTGTACGTGTTCAATTCTTCAATCAGTGATCCGGATCAGATGCTTCGTTCCCGGTCACTCATGCTCATTCCTGAAGGTTTCCAGCTGGGCGCGTACAAGTCGGTATTTCAGGATACTCGCATATACACGGGATATATGAACACCTTGTTCTATGTTGTGGTGGGTACGGCCATCAATCTGCTCATGACTTCACTGGCTGCATATGGGCTGTCACGCGGTGATCTGATGGGCAGAAAAACGTTGATGAAATTAATTACGTTCACGATGTTTTTTGGCGGTGGCATGATTCCAACTTTTCTGCTAATTCAGAATCTGGGCATGGTGGATACCCGTTTCGCGCTTATTATTCCGGGTGCCATCAGTACGTTCTATTTCCTCATTATGAAAACAAACTTTGAAGGCATTCCAATCAGTCTGATTGAATCGGCGAAGCTTGATGGTGCCAATGACTTTCTGATTTTGTTCCGAATTGTACTGCCTTTGTCGAAACCGATCCTGGCGGTCATGATGCTGTATTATGCGGTTGACCATTGGAATGATTATGTCGGACCGATGCTCTACCTGCGCAGTCAGGAACTATATCCGATCCAGATTATTATGCGTGATATTCTGATCAGCAGCAGTACGGAGGCCATGGGCGCTGGCGCGGATACCGGCTTTGCCATTGGGGAGAACATCAAATATGCGACCATTATTATCTCCACGCTGCCGATTATGCTGGTATATCCGTTCATCCAACGTTATTTTGTTCAGGGTGCCCTAATCGGTGCTGTGAAACAATAA
- a CDS encoding ABC transporter permease subunit: MELNRSRGIEPGRLKPAGKWSSVKKELVRNRYVYLMLVPVVAYYLIFSYGPMYGLLMAFQESYSPVKGILAGEWVGFDNFTMFFESYYFWRLIKNTLILSFYSIVFGFPAPIILALLLNEVRKKWFRSTVQTISYMPHFISVVVVVGMLKTFSSLDGGLFNVIRDFFDLQPIMFLAEKDMFRPMYILSNIWQGAGWASIIFLAALSGIDPQLYEASKIDGAGRWRQLLHITLPGIMPTIVIMLILRMGAVMNADFQKILLMQTAPTYETSDVISTFVYRSGILEGNYTYSTAIGLFNGVINFALLIIANAISRKLNSTSLW, translated from the coding sequence ATGGAGCTGAATCGAAGCCGGGGGATTGAACCTGGGCGTTTGAAGCCAGCTGGCAAATGGAGTTCGGTGAAAAAGGAGCTTGTCCGCAACAGATACGTATATCTGATGCTCGTACCTGTTGTAGCCTATTATCTGATCTTCAGCTATGGGCCGATGTACGGGCTGCTGATGGCATTTCAGGAATCCTACAGCCCGGTCAAAGGAATCTTGGCAGGCGAATGGGTCGGGTTTGACAATTTCACCATGTTTTTTGAAAGTTATTATTTCTGGCGACTGATTAAGAACACACTGATTTTGAGTTTTTACAGCATTGTGTTTGGTTTCCCGGCACCGATTATTCTGGCTTTGTTACTGAATGAAGTACGGAAAAAGTGGTTCAGAAGCACGGTGCAGACGATCAGTTACATGCCCCATTTCATCTCGGTTGTTGTCGTGGTTGGAATGTTGAAAACGTTCTCATCTCTGGATGGTGGATTATTTAATGTCATTCGTGACTTTTTCGATCTGCAGCCGATTATGTTCTTGGCGGAGAAGGATATGTTCCGTCCGATGTACATCCTGTCCAACATATGGCAGGGGGCAGGCTGGGCTTCGATTATCTTTTTGGCAGCGCTCAGCGGGATTGATCCGCAACTGTACGAGGCTTCCAAGATCGATGGTGCAGGTCGCTGGAGACAGCTGCTACATATTACACTGCCGGGCATCATGCCAACCATTGTGATCATGTTAATTCTGCGCATGGGGGCGGTGATGAACGCGGATTTTCAGAAAATATTGCTGATGCAAACGGCACCGACCTATGAGACATCGGATGTCATCTCCACCTTTGTTTATCGATCCGGTATTTTGGAGGGCAACTATACGTACTCAACGGCCATCGGACTTTTCAATGGCGTCATTAATTTCGCGCTGCTTATTATCGCGAATGCGATCAGCAGAAAGCTTAACTCAACCAGTCTCTGGTAA
- a CDS encoding response regulator: protein MYKVLLVDDEFIISDGISSVVNWSRLGTELIGIAQDGLEALAKIEQQRPDIIISDIRMPGMDGLQLVEAVAEKYQDISFIMLTGFTEFEYAKTAMHYGVKHYLLKPCSEEHLVQAISELVSEKRELTDQECFVQSIQYNLERVLPHAKEYFLKELVTNRTYGLKEWKYFEELFDVQFQDQRVRLLLVEIEGDHEYLHLFAVKNIAEDIFHNPILSTTVGGHVLLMMEDKLSETQLFHNIDEIRATFTRYYHDDLTIALSEPGDLPQARQLYMQTLVYLNYRFYLGEGSLIMERDVYSPGERILPEFEYDPERMVTAIKAGHWQEVGSELNRMFQMLASLRYDISQTKSYLIQMFMEMIRLSGSAEMKSYMDQLPGMIESSTLHSFQQFLLAVAKEITLRRYEQHRSRQSQMVGSVKQLVEKRYRDETLTLQSIAGEIYMNPDYIGKMFKKETGEKFTNYVLSYRIRKALELLEQDGNCTVSSLAEQTGFGANWPYFSKMFKKYTGFSPSEYKKVP, encoded by the coding sequence ATGTACAAGGTTTTGTTGGTCGATGATGAATTTATAATCTCGGACGGGATCTCCAGCGTCGTGAACTGGTCTCGATTAGGAACAGAACTGATCGGCATTGCTCAAGATGGTTTGGAAGCGCTTGCTAAGATCGAGCAGCAACGCCCGGATATCATCATCTCGGACATTCGCATGCCGGGAATGGATGGTTTACAGCTGGTAGAAGCTGTGGCCGAGAAGTATCAGGATATCTCGTTTATTATGCTCACGGGTTTTACGGAGTTTGAATATGCGAAGACGGCCATGCATTATGGAGTGAAGCATTATTTGCTCAAGCCCTGCAGTGAAGAGCATCTCGTACAGGCTATTAGTGAATTGGTCAGTGAGAAGCGAGAGTTGACCGATCAGGAGTGCTTTGTGCAGTCGATCCAATATAATCTGGAGCGTGTACTGCCGCATGCCAAGGAATATTTTCTGAAAGAGCTGGTCACCAACAGAACGTACGGCCTCAAGGAATGGAAATATTTCGAGGAATTGTTCGATGTACAATTTCAGGATCAACGTGTGCGATTGCTGTTGGTAGAGATTGAGGGGGATCATGAGTATTTGCACTTGTTCGCGGTGAAGAACATTGCCGAGGATATTTTTCATAATCCGATCTTAAGTACCACGGTTGGTGGGCATGTGTTATTGATGATGGAGGACAAGTTGTCTGAAACACAGTTGTTCCATAATATCGATGAGATTCGCGCCACATTTACCCGATATTATCATGATGATCTTACGATTGCGCTGAGCGAACCAGGGGATCTTCCACAGGCACGACAATTGTACATGCAGACGCTGGTGTATCTCAATTACCGCTTTTACCTCGGTGAGGGCAGTCTCATTATGGAGCGGGATGTCTACTCTCCCGGAGAACGCATTCTTCCTGAATTCGAATACGATCCGGAGCGGATGGTTACTGCAATCAAGGCGGGACACTGGCAGGAAGTGGGATCAGAGCTGAACCGGATGTTTCAGATGCTTGCCAGCTTGCGATACGATATATCCCAAACAAAGTCCTATCTTATTCAGATGTTTATGGAGATGATTCGACTCAGCGGCTCTGCCGAGATGAAAAGCTATATGGACCAGTTGCCGGGCATGATTGAATCCAGCACGCTGCATTCTTTTCAACAGTTTCTGCTTGCTGTCGCCAAGGAAATCACCCTTCGCCGTTACGAACAACACCGCTCCAGACAATCGCAGATGGTAGGCAGTGTGAAACAGTTGGTAGAGAAGCGCTACAGGGACGAGACATTAACACTCCAGTCCATCGCTGGGGAAATATACATGAATCCAGACTACATCGGCAAAATGTTCAAAAAAGAAACCGGTGAGAAATTTACGAACTATGTGTTAAGCTACCGCATCCGCAAAGCATTGGAACTTCTGGAGCAGGACGGGAACTGCACTGTATCCTCGCTTGCCGAGCAGACAGGGTTTGGTGCCAACTGGCCGTATTTCAGCAAAATGTTCAAGAAATACACGGGCTTCTCCCCTTCCGAGTATAAAAAAGTACCCTAA
- a CDS encoding MFS transporter, whose translation MRWLDNYPKEVRIFLLASLVNATGSALMWPLTTMYVFDELGRTMANAGFVILIQSLGGIFGQLLGGSLYHRVGVKKLIIGSLALNALGLFALPWISAYWVIFICAMGWIGLFSSLSLPAIQAFIGFRFAERRGELFNIIYVANNIGVAIGTALSGFLADFSYHLSFVLNGVTSAGFAMFFWYYLSRVEPDQGEVHLTKRKTVPDGPGVWALLGNTRLYLFMSLGVLFLLFGNSIWNTGVSPYIISEGMEKRMYGLLWTLNGVLIFVGQPFTSWVKRTMARTSTAQMTASAVFYGMAYIVMITMYSYPGMVLAMVLATFGEMLISPATPAFISEHAGRAAPFYIGISGGIGAVGRVIGPYAMGVMYDKQGLIPVAWLATGTAAIAVLGFVLHAVLNRNREVKEYGMDT comes from the coding sequence ATGAGATGGCTGGATAACTATCCAAAAGAAGTGAGAATATTTTTACTGGCAAGTTTGGTTAACGCAACCGGCAGTGCATTGATGTGGCCGCTGACCACCATGTATGTGTTTGATGAGCTTGGAAGAACGATGGCCAACGCCGGTTTTGTGATCCTCATTCAGTCCCTGGGTGGCATCTTCGGACAATTGCTCGGAGGTTCGTTGTATCACCGGGTGGGCGTGAAGAAGCTGATCATTGGCTCACTGGCGCTTAATGCGTTAGGTTTGTTTGCGTTGCCCTGGATTAGCGCGTATTGGGTCATATTTATATGTGCTATGGGCTGGATTGGCCTGTTCAGTTCATTGTCGCTGCCAGCGATTCAGGCCTTTATTGGCTTCCGGTTTGCGGAGCGACGCGGTGAATTATTCAATATTATCTATGTAGCGAACAATATCGGGGTGGCGATTGGTACGGCGTTGAGTGGTTTTCTGGCTGACTTTTCCTATCATCTTAGCTTTGTACTGAACGGGGTAACCTCAGCTGGGTTTGCGATGTTCTTCTGGTATTATCTGTCGCGGGTTGAACCGGATCAGGGGGAAGTGCATCTGACGAAACGCAAAACCGTTCCCGATGGGCCGGGCGTTTGGGCATTGCTGGGCAATACCCGGTTATATCTGTTTATGAGCTTGGGCGTGCTCTTCCTGTTATTCGGCAACTCCATCTGGAACACAGGCGTGTCCCCGTATATCATTTCTGAGGGTATGGAGAAAAGAATGTACGGTCTGCTCTGGACCCTGAACGGGGTACTGATCTTTGTGGGCCAACCGTTTACCAGCTGGGTGAAACGGACCATGGCCCGTACCTCCACGGCCCAGATGACCGCGAGTGCGGTATTCTATGGCATGGCCTACATTGTCATGATTACCATGTACAGCTATCCAGGCATGGTGCTCGCAATGGTACTCGCTACGTTTGGAGAGATGTTGATCTCCCCTGCAACACCTGCATTTATCTCGGAGCATGCCGGCAGGGCAGCCCCTTTTTACATCGGGATATCGGGTGGGATCGGTGCGGTTGGACGGGTTATCGGGCCCTATGCGATGGGGGTTATGTATGACAAACAGGGACTTATTCCTGTAGCGTGGTTGGCAACAGGCACAGCGGCGATTGCGGTACTTGGTTTTGTATTGCATGCGGTGTTGAACCGCAATCGTGAAGTGAAGGAGTATGGGATGGATACGTAA